Below is a genomic region from Phragmites australis chromosome 20, lpPhrAust1.1, whole genome shotgun sequence.
CTTAAAACTGGCCAGCTCTCAGCCGCCTTGTTGAAATTGAGTCACTGTTTGGTAAGACAGATTTTAGACTTGCCTCATGACTTAAATGAAAGCATACTGTCTCCTAAGTGCTGAATTTTCTGAGCCCCATCTGAGGCATGATTCATGAGGCTAAGAAAAATGGAGACAGAGTAATTTGAACATTTTACACACTATTTTAGGGCTAGTATGTATCAAAACTGGAGTACATTTTAGGTACATTGAGGCATGCCTTATAGAGTTGAGTCGAGTGAATTTGTGTTGTATCCGATATGTGTGCATGTGCATGAATACATGTACCAGTTACTCTCTTTTCACTAACTATTTTACCTGCTGTAATATTGTCTATACTAATCTGATTTCCTAGTTAAACATAGGTCCAATTTTTGTGTGCTCAAATTAAGTTTCAAATTGGCAACTCTATGATATTTTTGTTACAGTGTCATGGTCGTATcatctaaattttttgttttgcatTGCCTGTCACACTACTTCAGGCTCTTTTGCTGGCCTAGGCTTCCTTGCATGGTACTTAGCTGGGAAAATCACAGCTTTTGATCGCAGAGGACATGTTGCAAAGCTATGCATAGTGTTTCTACCTCTTCTTACTGCTGCACTTGTTGGTGTTTCTCGAGTGGATGACTACTGGCATCACTGGCAAGATGTATTTGCAGGCGCTCTTATAGGTTTGTAAATTTTAATCATTTTTAATTCCATGTAGATTACCCTATGTGTTCTGAAGATACTGAATCATTATTTTTATCTCATCGTGGCCACTTTCCTTTCCAGGTCTTACAGTTGCCTCCTTTTGTTATCTGCAATTTTTCCCATATCCTTACGATGCTGATGGTACCTCCTTTTCCCTGCGTTACctattgagttttgcattgttGTACGATGTCACAGAAATGGGTGAATTTCTTTTGCAGCTTTCTGGCCTCATGCATACACCTTCCAGTTAGCGGAAGAACGCAACAGTAGAAATGCAAACTCCTACAGCGTGAGACCAACCGAGATTGAAACTGTCAATATTCCTGCCCATGGTGGAATTGCCCTAAGAGACACCAGCCCTATACTAGAGGACATGGAGTCTGGCAGGAAGATTGTGACATACGAGTCTGGACTGGAGATGTCTCAAATACCTTGACCATCCAGACTGAGTTTGGAATTTGTCGGCATGACAGGCTCTGTGGGAGCTGTTTTCGTGTTTACAGGTAGATCTGTTGTAGAGCTGTCGACTTCTGCCTCTGTATTGATCTTCGGTGTCTACAATTTGTTTGCTTTGACAGAGTCTTGCTGTAAATAATCTAGTGGGTGTTCTTACTTTTCAACGATCTTGTACATTAATATATGCTTATGGAGTGTGTTTCGGATTGCGCTAAAAAATGATTGGTTTACCTTCCATGTACCGAAGCTTTACGCCCCTTCTTTCAGCAAGTATGACCTAATGTGCTGATCTGCACGCTGTTTCTCATATCGTTGCTATTTCTCGGTAAGATATGCTGCATGCCTCCTGTACTAGTTACACATGAAATTTAGTTACTCCTTTTGTAATGTGAGACTCCGAGCCTTGGGGACAAGAATGAATGAAAGCTTTGACATTTCATTGGTCTGACATGTGAATATTGATGATAGTGCTGTAATTACCAGTGTTGAATGTTGTTCTGGCTTATGTTTCATACTAGTTGCAACATGTTTCTTGTTACAAAATCCTGAACAAGATTCAAAGGAAATTGAGATGTTAATTTTCCGAATTCTTGGGGTACCAATGAGCCTTTCTTCTGGATTTCGCTGACGCTTGATTTAATCTAAGTCCAGGGGGTGAAGCATGCGTTGAACTGAATGCGGCTGAACAGCGTGCATGCTCTCGAGAACTCTGGCAATAGCAAAAAGAATCATTTTAAGGGTACCCTGAAACCATGGGTAGCAGCACTGCTAACAAAACacaactttgaccactattttataTTGTATATCATTTACAAGCacaatttttgataaaaaaagctTCAGTGACTCTTATTGTTATATTAATGCGATACAAATAAAGAAAAGTATACTTTTGATTTCTGTATAGCTCGGATGCACACAGAAGAAGACTAAAACCAAAAGGAATAAACAAAAGAACCAGTTCACGGTCTAAATAAGAGTATCAATCCGAAGTCTAGACTACCATCCAAACTGGATAAAAATCTCCTAGACTGTCCGCTCCATAAGAGTACGTACCGACACCACCATAACACATTAATGTTATGGTCACTCTATacaacaaaaatgctaattCGTGAAGACTAACTATGTTGGTTTTttaaaaaccgacactgataatatcaatatcggttcttGGTGACAATGATATGATGACAAGCCAAGAACCGACGCTCATAATGGTTATCAATATCGATTTCAAACTATAACCAATACAGACAATCCAAATCAGATAAGCCATCTGTATCGGTTCTAGATAATATTATCAGTGACgattctaaactagaaccgAAACTAATGTAATTATCAATATCAATTCTAAGTTTGTAGTGAGATATTTGAAAATTCGTAACTAATACGGAGTCACATAGAGACgatattatatagaaattatagctctcaactACAGGAAAACTCCACAGATAACTGGACTACGTTTGGGGAACTGGTAGATACACCTCCAAAGCTTTCTACATGATACCGTTTCAGAATCACTCTCCACCGAGATCCCCCTCGTATGGACTTGGAAGAGTAGAAGCACAATGAAACTCTAAGGTTTTCGTTTGGCTACTGCTAATTGACCTATTAAACACGAGGAACATTCTGAAATTAAAGAAGGAACTGCGCGATAGACAGCGACTTTAATTGTGTTCTATGCAACCAGAATGTGGAAGAAATTACATTCAGAAACTACATTCCACTTATTCTTCAGTTGTCCTTTCAGTCAGCAGTGCTGGAGTGCTTTGGGGATTCACTACATATGAATTAAAGTGTGTTGCCACACTTAACAGAACTGTTCATCATTGCAGCGTGGCAAATTTAGAAACAACGAAATGCCAAGATATTTGAAGGACATAACTACCAAGCTCAACCTTTGGAAGAAGACATTTAAGGACGAGGTCCTCCTGCATGGATACAAGATGACAGATGAAAATCAAGCAACTCTTTACTCATGGCTAACCTCCTTTTCCTAACTTCGgttttgtatattttttccttcttcctttGTATAAAACTCTTTGCTTGATAGTTAATATACAACTTCGATTTTGtatattcttttccttcttcctttGTATAAAACTCTATGCTTGATAGTTAATATATAACTGTAAAAGCCTTTCCTACTATTTTTCCATAAAAACTAGTAATCTCTACTGTTTACAAAAGACAATGCTCCTTTCCCACGCACCCGACTGGTGGGGCCTGAACAAATATCGCTTCCTTCCATCCTCCTTCTCCCCCCGCCCGTCTGCGCTCTCTTGCACGATCTCTCAACCTCCACCATGCCCCGCCGGCCCCCATGACCTGCCGACACCCCCTCGGGCGGCGCGTGACCTCAACTCCCTACACCTCTTTTCCTTCCTCACCCATGCGCCTCCAGGTGCATTCCTGGATCTAGCAAACAACACGCCTGCAATCTCGCGTCCCCCACGCCCCCATCGACGTCGCCTCCTCCCGCCCTCCTCATCGAGCTCGCCTTCCCCGTGCTCCTCATCGACCTCGCCGGTGCAGGTTGGGCGTGAAGCAACATGACCGAGCCTGAGGGTGCCGTGGCCTCCGAAAAAACAGCAAAACGATCCCCCTCCTCGTCCGAGACAAAAAGAACATGGGCTCGCTGCTCAGTTGTTTCAACAGGCGAAGCTAGAGAAACTAGGTGTATGTTGTGTGTTTTCAAGATTGTTTTCATAATGTGAGGAGAAGGACTTTGGTGAGAGGGTAGCTCTATTGACAAGAACTTGAAAGCTTTGTTTCTAAACCCGGCGTTTCGATGGCGTCATTCACAATCACCTCGCTCTGGGCATCTTCCCATGTGCGCCTATGTTGATGTTCAGTTCCGGCTGCAAGGCACTGAACTGAGGCCTCCAAGggtgtaggatcaaggatagactaggggggggggtgaataggcgattttaaaactaattgctaagcgatcaagaaaacttccGAAAATAAACTAAGGATCActagagcaagatgaagaacaaCTAAGACCTAAGTTGAGGTTTGCAAActtagggtgacatgcaacaaatTATAATCttaggaagataaattacttGAAGTAAATTGCATAAAAGTAAATAATTTAATGATAAGGTAAATTGCTTAAAGATgtcacaagagatttttttcccgtggtctcggtgatttgccgatcacccctaatccacgttaaGGTGAATTCAAGCttcaaaccgcttctctatcaaatattcaattctcacacgagaaagAGCTCATTCGAGCAACTTGACCTTAAGCCGGCaatgaacaagaactactcaaaatCTCGATTTC
It encodes:
- the LOC133901689 gene encoding lipid phosphate phosphatase 2-like isoform X2 — translated: MFWELWLIGILLPCAIFGGIYFKKKNFYDLHYGILGILYSVLITAVITDALKDGVGRPRPDFFWRCFPDGNDVYDNITTGVICHGEKSVIKEGHKSFPSGHTSCSFAGLGFLAWYLAGKITAFDRRGHVAKLCIVFLPLLTAALVGVSRVDDYWHHWQDVFAGALIGLTVASFCYLQFFPYPYDADAFWPHAYTFQLAEERNSRNANSYSVRPTEIETVNIPAHGGIALRDTSPILEDMESGRKIVTYESGLEMSQIP